CCGGAATCCCCGATCCCGCCAAAGGGAATTTCCGGCAGGGACAGGCCGATATGGTTGATGGTCAACATGCCCGTACGCACCGTATCACGCAGGCGCGCTGCAACCCCGCCCGCCCCCGTAAAGGCATAGGCCGCCAGTCCGTATGGCAGGCGATTGGCCTCGGCAATCGCATCCTCCAGCGTATCGAAGGGGCAGAGCAGCGAGATCGGGCCAAAGGGCTCCTCGTTCATGATGCGCATATCAGCCGTCAGCCCCGTCAAAACGGTGGGCGCATAGAAATAACCCGGCCCTGCCAGGCGCATGCCGCCGGTTTCCACCTTTGCGCCCCTGTCGCGCGCCTCATTGACTAGAGCCTCGACCGCCTCCAGCCGCCGCTGGCTGACCAGGGGCCCCATCTGCGTGCCCGGGCGCTGGCCATTGCCCACCACAAGCGCTTGCATGTGGGCGACATAGGCGGCCCGGAATTCCTTAAAGACCCCTTTTTCGATCAGGAACCGCGTGGGAGAGACGCAGACCTGCCCGGCATTGCGGATCTTGGCTGCAGCAAGAAGGGAAACCGCACGCGTGATGTCGGCATCCGCCGTGACAATCACCGGACCATGACCGCCGAGTTCCATGGTCACGCGCTTCATGTGCGCGCCCGCAAGGGATGCCAGGATCTTGCCAACCGCCGTTGACCCCGTGAAGGTGACCTTGCGGATGATATCATCGGCGATCAGCGTTTCCGAGATTTCGGCGGGCGTGCCGTATACCAGCCCGATCACCCCAGCAGGCACACCCGCATCGGCAAAGGCACGGATCAGCATCGCAGGCGAGGCCGGTGTCTCCTCCGGGGCCTTGACGATGATGGAGCACCCGGTGGCAAGTGCTGCGCTGACCTTGCGCACGACCTGATTGACCGGGAAATTCCACGGACAGAACGCCGCAACCGGGCCAACGGGCGTGCGGATGACAGACTGCGTGACCCCCATGAGGCGCGCGGGTACGAGGCGCCCATAGGCGCGCCGTCCCTCCTCTGCCATCCAGTCGATGATATCGGCGGCCGCCGCCATCTCGGCACGCGCCTCCGCCACGGGCTTGCCCTGTTCGAGCGACATGCAGGTTGCCGCTTCCTCTGCGCGTTTACGCAGCAGCGCGGCAGCGCGGCGCATGATCTGGTAGCGCGCGAAGGCGGGCGTGGCGCTCCATACGGCAAAGCCGCGCCGTGCCGCTGCCAGCGCCTGCGCCAGTTCGGGCTGCCCCGCATGGGCGACAGTGCCGATCACCTGTCCGGTCGCGGGGTTGAGCACGTCAAGCGTACGCCCATCGCTGGCTGCCTGCCACTGGCCATCAATAAACAACAGGGTATCGGGGTAAGACATCATCATGTTTCTCTTGCGAAAATATCGACACATGCGTGGCAGGCAGTACTGCATTACAAAGAGCGCGACCGCAGCATCATGGCACTGCGGTCGCGCGGGGATCAGCTTTTCCGCATGGCCTTGTCAAAGGCTGCGGCCGGATCGGGGCGCGCCTCAGCCAGCAGGCCTTCGAGTGTCATGCTCAGGCGCAGCACGCCGATATCATCATTGATGCGGCCACCAATCTGGATGCCCACCGGCAGACCACCCGAAGAATATCCCGCCGGCAGCGACGAGGCAGGCTGGCCCGTCATATTGTACAGCAGGGAGAACCCGGCCCATTCCAGCCAGTCTGGCCAGTTGTCATCGGGCACCGTCAGCCCCGCCTTGAGCGGCAGGATGGAAACGGTGGGCGAGATGACAAAGTCAACCGCTGCATGCAGGCGCGCGCATTCCTGGCGGTAGGCCAGCCGCGCCATCATCGCATCAACGTAATCCCCGGTGGGAATATGCGCGCCATGGTCGCCCCAGCCACGGAATTCGGGGTCAAGCAGGTCACGCTCGGCCGAGGTCAGGCGGCGCTGGGACTGCCATGCCCCCACCTGCCACAACGTGCGATAGGTCGGGCGCCAGTCTTCCATGGGGGCCAACGGCACCAGAACGGCACCAGCCGCCTCGATGCGCGCGATGGCGGCGCGGTACACCTGCGCCACTTCGGGATCAACCTTCATGAAGCCGAAATCTTCCGTTACCCCTATCCTTACCCCTGCCAGAGGCAGCGGTGTGACCGGAAAATCCGAGGCCGGGAGCGGATCGGTGGTAAAGGGGTCCAACGGATGACGCCCTTCAATAACAGAGAACATCAGGCCAGCATCCGCCACCGTACGGGTCATCGGGCCAAAATGCGCCATGTCGGAATAATGCGGGCCGATGGGGTACATCGGCACGCGGCCGAATGTTGCCTTGAAGCCAAACACGCCACTGAAGCTGGCCGGCACGCGAATGGAGCCGCCGCCATCGCTGCCGAGTGCCAGCGGGCCACACCCGGCGCTGATGGAGGCCCCCGCCCCGCCACTGCTGCCGCCGGGCGTGTGGTCGGTATTATGCGGGTTGCGGGTGATGCCGGTCAGCGGGCTGTCGGTCACCGCCTTCCAGCCCCCTTCGCAGGTGGTGGTCGAGGCAAACAGCACGGCACCAGCCTGGCGCAGACGCTCGACAGAGGGAGAATCCTGTGTTGCGGGTGGATTATGTTCGGCCAGGCGCGAACCACGGGCAAAGCGCCAGCCTTTCACCATGGCCGTATCCTTGATGGAAACCGGCACGCCTTCCAGCGGGCGCGTGGGCAGGCCAGCCGCCCAGCTCCGCTCGGCCGCGACTGCGGTAGCGAGGGCGCGTTCGGGGTCAAGGCTGCAAAACGCATTGAGCACCGGCTGTACCGCCTCGGAACGGGCGATGACATCGCGGATCACCTCTACCGGTGAGAGCTTCCGAGCGGCATAGAGCGATAGAAGCTCAACGGCCGATAGTTCACATAATTCAGTCATGGAAATCATCTCTGCTTCTTGATGTGCCCCAAACCGGGAACACGCGAACCTGAGCCGGTCACCCTGAGCACCGCCATGGCTCATGCGGTCTGCTCCGAACCGGCCAGACAAACACGGATATGAAAAACTAAGTCAGCCCCGCAAAAGGAACAGCAGGCACCGGAGCCTGTGCCAGGGGATCATTGCAATGCCGTTCCATCCTGATGCGCCAGATCATGCGGAGTTGTGAAAGGGCATGGGCATGTCATCATGTTTTCTCCCTGATGTATTCCAGACAGTTCAGGTCAGGTCGCACCGCGCTCCATGGGCGGGCCTCCTCCCATGCTGCGCAGGCCTGCAGCACGCCCAGGTCATCAAAGCGGCGGCCGACCACCTGCAGGCCCACCGGCAGGTGGTCAGCGCCAAAGCCACAAGGGATGCTGGCTGCCGGGTTGCCCGCCCAGTTGAAGGGATAGGAAAACTCCGCCCAGCTCAGCCAATCCCAGTCATGTCGTGGCCATGTATCGGGCTGGAGTTGCGTGGCGGGGAATGCCGTCACACTGACGGCGGGCGTGAGCAGGAAGTCCCATTGGGTAAAGAACTCATGGATTTCGACCGCGTAGGCAAAACGCCTCTCACGCGCGAGGGTAAAGTCCTGCATCGTGCGGCCCTGCGTTTCCTTGAGCATCGCCACCAGGCCGGGGTCCATCAGCGGTTCCCACTCAGGCAGGAGCGTGCATTTTGCGCTATAGGTGGCAGGCCAGAAAAAACGCGCCAGTTCCGGGCCTTTTGGCCCCCAGGCAGGAGTGACCTCCTCGACCGTGGCCCCCATGGCCTCGAACACACCAACCGCCGCCGCAACGGCTTCGGCCACATCGGGATCGACACGGGCGTGCCCCAGGTCAGGGCTATAGGCGATCCGGCGCCCTCTGAGCGGGGCGGAGAGCATGGTTGAATAAGGTAGAGGCGCGGCTTCGAGGGAGGTATAATCCCACGGATGCGGGCCACTCATGGCCTCGAGCATCAGGGCTGCATCCTTTACCGTACGCGTGAGCGGCCCCATATGCGTTGCCAGGTCATTATTGCTGATGGGCCAGTTCGGTATCCGACCATGGGTCGGTTTCATGCCAAACACCCCGCAGAAATGCGCGGGCATGCGGATGGAACCGGCTCCGTCACCGCCCTGGTGCAGAGGGCCATAGCCGGCTGCCGCCGCAGCCCCCGCCCCGGCTGAGGAGGCTCCTGCGTTGTATCCTGCCTTCCACGGGTTGCTGGTTACACCTGTGAGCGGACTCCCGCTGACACCCTTCCAGCCGAATTCCGGCACGGTCGTCTTTCCCAGCATCACTGTGCCAGCATCATGCAGCCGCGTGACGCACGGGGCATCCACGATGGGCACATTATCCTTGCGCGACCATGAACCGTAGCGGGTCGGGATATTCGCGGTTTCCTGAAGGTCCTTGATGGTAACCGGTACGCCCTCAAGCCGGCGGGCCGTGCCTGAGCGGTAGGCCGCCTCCGCCCGCCGGGCACCGTCCATGGCCTGCGTGGCGGTCACCTCGACCATGGCGTTGATCTTTGTTTCCGTCGCTTCAATATGGCGCAGAACCGCAGCCACCACCTCAACGGGAGAGAGGCGGCCGCTCTCATAATGCGCGGTCAGTTCCGCTGCTGATATGAAACCGATTTCTTCGTCAGACATCTCGCATCTTCCCCACCCGCAGGCCACCGGGCACATTGTCCATCATATGAGGGCCATGCCGCATCATTCAGGATGATGCCTGCGGTCGAACATGACCCAGCACAGACCAAGGCAGCCCGATGTCAGCAGGAACCACGCAAAGATCCAGACCATGAAGAAAGGCAGTCCAGCAATATCAATCCCGACCTTGTCAATTACGGGAAAAAGCAGGTCGATCATGACCATGGGAATGACAAGTCCAATAATAAAGCTGCTCTTTGAAGGCATTGGAAGCTCGCTTTCATGTAAAGGGAAGCAGAGACCGGAATGACTGGCTGCGGCAGGGGCGGTGACGCTCCTGCCGCCTCCATGTAGCCAGATGCGCACGGCATCAGAACCCGACCGTAAGCGCGCCAGACATCGCAAAACCACCACCAATATTGTAGCCGGGCTGGCCAGCGGCGATCCACTGCCCGTTTGCCGCACGGACACCCTTGGCCGTTGGCGTGAAGCTGGCAGCCTGGGCGTAATACAGGTTGTTGCCAATATTCATGAAATTGAGCTGGAACTGCGGCTTGTAGACCATGAACTTGTCGATACGGACATTATGCAGCCGGTAACCAAGCGTGATGTCGGATGTCAGATAACCGGGAATGTCCTGATCGTTCATGAAGGTCGTATAGCGCTTGCCGATATAGTTCAGCCCGAAATTGCCAAAGAATGTGCCATCATCATAGGAAAGGCCGACTGCCCCCGTAAACTCAGGTGTATTGACCGAACGTTTGCCGCGGGTATCGATATAGGTACCCTGGATCTGGAAATTGTTGTCCGTTGTGGCATGGACATAAGACCCCGAAAGATACGGGCTGAAATGGTGCCATGGCCGCAGACCAAGCTCGAGCTGGGCGCCACGCACGGTTTCACCACCCATGTTGATCGGCGTGGTCACGAGCGAGCCACCGGATGAATAGGCGGTCGAGTTTACGTCGTGATTGGTCAGGTTGTAGTTGAACAGTGATGCGGCAATATGTACCAGGCCGTTATGGCGGAAGCCGATTTCCTCACCAATCGCATATTCTGGCTTCAGGTTACCAGGATGCACGTCAATGGGGGAAGGAGACTTCGCATCATACATGTCCAGATAGGCTTCGGTCCGGTCCGGAGCGCGGAAGCTGGTGGTACCGTTCACAAAGATCTGGTCATGCTTCGTGATGTTATAGCTGATGGCGACCTGAGGCAGCGGCTCCGCATAGTTGCCGCCATTCTTGCGATCAGGAATGCCGGGCAGGTCGTTCGTGGCCCAGCGATTGATCATGACTTCCTTGAAACCGGCAGTCAGTTTGAGGCGGTCATTGAGTAGCGACAGCGTATCATCAAAATAGATGGAGACCTGCTGCTGGCGGAAAACGAGGTTCCACGGGCTGAGCGCCTGACCCGCGGCATCCTTGACACTGTATCGCCCCCAGGCATTGGCGGGCAGGCCATTGGGGCCGACAGCGGCATAATTGGCCGGCTCCACCATATCAAGATAGGAATACATGGCCCCGATGCGGAACAGGTTGTTCCTGTGTTTCCAGTCCAGATGCCCCATCAGCGCCAGGGTATGCTGGTGCTGTTCATCGACGACCTGTGTCGTATCGACCCTTGTGCCATTGGCCAGGGTCACGGCCGTTGGCAGGTTGAGCGCGCCCACGTTCTGTGTGCCGAGATAGGCCTGTGAATCATTGATGTTTTCACCAAACCCGCTGTCCTTGTCCCAGTTGATGAAATAAGGCGTTAGATGCAGGTTGAGGTTATGGCCCAGGTTGAACTTCATTGGTGCCATGACCGCGATGGTTTTGTTCATCAGGCGGTTCATGCGATAATAGTTGGGACTACCGGGTGTATAGTTCGGGTTGAGGTAGAGTGAGGACGTACCTTTAGCCTCGAAGGCCGCCATGGTTGGCGTTGCCGCACCGTTGGAGTTGATGCCGCTGGACGAGTACTGTCCAAAAATCATCTCTACGGCAACCCTGTTCCCCTGCCCCCATTCCTTCACCAGCTTTGCATCGACATGGTGGCGGTTGATGGAACCCGGCGTCTGCCAGAAATTACTGAACATGTAGGAATAGGACATGAAGGCACGGATACCTGTATGCCCGATTTCACCGGTATCAAACCGGACGAATTCCTTTTTCATGTGATAGCTGCCGTAGCTGCTCTCGATCATGCCGCCCCGGCGGCGGGAAGGATCGCGCAAGGTGACGTCAACAGATGAGCCAACCGCGTTATAGGACGGGCTCGTGATATCGGGCGACCCCTGGGTGAGGGAAACCGAGGACATGTTTTCGGCATCGGGTGAACTGCCGATGGAATCCGGCTGGTAATACACACCATCCACCAGCGGCACGCCATCAACCAGATACCCGATTTCGCTTTGGTTCATGCCACGCACCACAAGGGCGCGGGACGTCAGGCCATAGGGGTCGGTACGGGCATAGGCCACACCCGGCATCATGGCCACAAGAGCCTGTGGCGTTGTATTGGAACTCTGCTTGGCAATAAAATCGCGCGTTACTTCACTGCGCGCCTTTGGCACGGTCTGTACTGGCATGAGGCCACCACCGGGGGTCGTGCCGGTCACGCCGTTTGGCGTACGCATGCCGGTGCTGACGTGAATGGTTTCCCCGTCGCCCCGGGCAACCATGCCCGCGGGCCTGGTATCGGGCTGCGGCGAGGGGCCAGCATGCACCCTGGCGGGCCGATTGCGGGCCGTGGCCGGAGGAGTGGCCGCTTTTGCATCGCTGTGCTGTGTCGCAATCAGGCCCGACAGGACGGTTGTAGACAACACAAGAGCACCGAAGGAACAAAATCGCATTCATATTCTCCCTGTCGTCCCGTTCGGGAAGAAACTGATGGCATAAATGAAAAAGATGAAGACCGGGCAGGAACTAAGATGAACCTGCATTCTCGATGGGTTTCCGTAACGACATTTAATTATTAGTTCGTAACATTTTTCAAGAGACAAATGTCCGATATTTTAACGTTTCTCGTTCCATTGGTATTTTTGCATCAATATGAGCCATATAGGCTCAATTTTAAGTATTGGTATAAACGGTTATAATGATTGTCATAAATTTATTTATGTCAGCCAGCAGCTATCGGCGCCTTCAATAACCCCGGCTGATATCAAAAACCTGCTCCGGGCGCTCCCCGCGCTGCAGGGTCCTTATGCAACCAATCAGATAATCGACCCGGGCACAGACCGAAGCCTGCGATGCGATATGTGGCGTGACGATTACGGATGGATGCGTCCATAAGGGCGAAGTCACCGGTAGCGGCTCATGCTCGAAAACATCAAGCACAGCGGCCGACAGCACACCGTCATCCAGTGCCGATAAAAGATCGCTTTCAACAACGTGCTCCCCTCGCCCGACATTGATGAACGCCCCGCCGGGTCGAAGCCCCCGCAGCACCTGGGCATTGATAATATTACAGGTCTGGGGGGTATGGGGCAGCAGACAGATGAGGATATCGGCCCCGGCCAGAAATGGCTTCAGCCCGACTGCCCCATCAAAGGTCTTGACCCCTTCGATGTCCTTGGGCGAGCGCGACCAGCCCCGCACGGTAAAGCCGCACTGGCTGAGATGCCCGGCTACATAACGACCCAGTTGCCCAAGCCCCATGATACCCACGACACAGTCTGCTGCCGAGCGCGTGACGACCGTGCGTTTCCATGACCGCTCGTTCTGCTGTAACGCCCACCCGCGTGCGCCACGGATTACGCTGATACAGGCCCATAGCAGGTAATCCGCCATCAGGCGGCCGGTTTCCTCTCCCGCCATGCGGATAAGCGGCAGGTGCACCGGCCAGTCGGGATCGCGCGCCACGATATGATCAACCCCGGCAGACAGGCTGAAAACCGCCTTGAGCGCAGGTAGGCACGCAAGGTCGCCTACAGGGGGCATCCATACCAGCGCGTAGTCAATCCTGTCGGGCGCCTCCAGGGCGGTAGCCCAGTCCACCACATGGATATCTGGCGCCCGCTCGGCAAACGCTTCCTTTACCTGCCTGAAATAGTCAGCATCGTCTTCAACATAAACGGCGATGAAAACCATTTCACAACTCCATTACAAACATATTACTTTATTTATATTCTACATTATTCATTTTAAGTGAATAATATAAGTCTGATCCATAATCACTCAGTAGAACTGGCCGGAGCTGATCTCCTGCTCCATCTGCGCAAGGACATCCGCTACGCCATCAAAAATCATATCGACCTGCTCGCGCGTGATGATCAATGGCGGCGAAAATGCCAGCGTATCGCCCATGGCACGCGCAATGACGCCCTTGTTCTGAAGCAGCCCGAAAGCATATTTCGCCAATTGCCCGACTTCTAGCGACGAGGAGCGCGTGGCCTTGTCCATGACCAGTTCCAGCGCCCCGATCAGCCCCACGCCACGCGCCTCACCCACCAGCGTGGAGGAGGCGCCCAGTGCGCGCAACCTCGCCTGGAAATGTACGCTGACATCACTGACATGCGTCATCAGGTCGCGCTCTTCCATGATGTTCAGCACCTCGATCGCCACGGCAGCGGCCGTCGGGTTGCCACCGTTGGTAAAGCCATGGGCAAAGGCGCCAATGGCGTGCGACTCATCGGCAATCGGTTCAAACACCATGTCATTCATGAGAATGGCAGAAATGGGCAGGTAGGATGATGAAAGCTGCTTGGACAGGATCATCATGTCGGGTCGGATATCAAAGGTCTGGCTGCCAAACATGCGCCCGGTCCGGCCAAACCCGCAGATAACCTCGTCCGCGACCAGGATAATGCCGTATTTTTTCAGCACGGGCTGCAATTTTTCCCAATAGCCCTGCGGAGGAACGATCACCCCGCCCGCCCCCATAACGGGCTCGGCGAAGAAGGCGGCAATGGTCTCGGGCCCCTCGGCCACGATCAGCGCCTCGATCTCGTTCACCAACCGGGTCGAGAATGCGTCCCCGCTCTCGCCCTCCAGGCCTTCGCGGTAGTAATGCGGCGCGGTCACATGCAGGAAACCGGGCAGCGGCAGATCAAAGGACTGGTGATCGACAGGAATGCCGGTCAGACTGGCAGAGGCAATCGTGATGCCGTGGTAGCCCCGCTTGCGGCTGATGATCTTCTTGCGCTTTGTCTCTCCCAATGCATTGGAGCGGTACCAGATCATCTTAATCGCGGTATCATTGGCTTCTGACCCGGAATTGGTAAAGAACGCCTTGCTCATCGGCACGGGCGCCATCTCTACCAACCGGGCGGCCAATTCTATCTGCGGCGCATGCGATTTTCCGGTGAAGGTGTGGTAGTACGGCAGCTTCTCCATCTGGCGCACAGCCGCATCAATCAGCCTGCGTTCACTGAAGCCAAGGCCGACACTCCACAACCCGGCAACTGCCTCAAGGTATTTCTTGCCGGCACTATCGTAGACAAAAACGCCTTCGCCCCGGTCAATCACCATCCCGCCGCCCTGCAGGTTGGCCCGTGCATCCGTAAAGGGATGCATCAGGTAACGGGCGTCCTTCATTTCCAGGATATCGGCTTCGTCAGACATTTTTTCCATCATTCCCAAACCTTCTGGCCACTTGTCGCATTATGAACAGTATGACTCTTTTTCATCCGCAATCAGGCTGAGAGCCGCAGTCCAGGCGCGCTGGATGATTTCTTCAGCCTCCTCACGCTGGAACTGCTCCGCCGTACGCCGCCGCACATCCTCCGGCGGGTAGGAGAGTTGCCTACCCCCGGCAAGCGCATGGATCTGGATCTGGCAGGCGCGTTCGAGGAAATAGATTTCGTGGAAGGCATGCGCCACATGCCGCCCCCCCACCAGCAAGCCATGATTGCGCAGGATCATGGCATTATTGGTGCCAAGGTCAGCAATCAGGCGCTCTTTTTCCTCGGCCCGCAGCGCGATCCCCTCATAGTCATGGTAGGACAGGCAGCCATAAAACTTCAGGGCATGCTGGCTGATTGGCAGCAGCCCGTCCTCCTGGGCCGAAACCCCAGCCCCGTTTGGCGTGTGGGTATGGATGATGCATTTCAGGTCAGGCCGGGCCTGATGAATGGCGGAATGGATGACAAAGCCCGCCGCATTCACATTGGACTGCTCCAGCCGCAACTCCTTCACATGGCCGAATTTGTCAATCCGCACCAGGTCGCTGGCGCGCATCTGGTCAAAAACCTTGCCGTAGCGATTGATGAGGAAATGCCCCGGATCATCGGGAAGGGCCATGGATATGTGGGTATCGATCAGGTCCGTCATGCGGAAATGAGCAATCAGCCTGTAGAGCGCAGCGAGCTCACAACGTGCTTTCCACTCACTTGCGGAGAAGGAGTCGGATGGAAGGGTCACAGATAAGCCTCCGGAAAACATAAAGACGCACACAGGGCGAACGGACACAGCCGTATCATTTTTCCTACTATGCGATCATAATTACACGAACCTTTCGATATGAAAACAATAAATAGTCATTAAAATTAATAATAATGCCCATTAATTGTATGCCTTATGAAATATATTCGTTAGTTCCCGAAAATATATACTTTAACGCTCTTGCGAATCATGCCCCATCTGTCCAAGCTCGACCGCACCGCATTCTCATCCGCATGCGGTGGCCAGAAACAGAAATAATGATGGGCAGGCCGAATGATTAATTGACATCATGCTTTCGAATATCTCATTATGTATATGTAACGTTTTGACGCTCCGGCTCCTGACAGAAATAGCGCTGCAGGTCCGGTGCAGTACCCGGCGTACGTCGCCATGAAAGTACGAACGGACATCATGTAATGCCGCAGGTTAGGTTTATGAAGCCCTGTAACCTGAAAACAGAAATCGGGCTGTATCCCCATGAGTACGCTCTCTTTTCCACCCATGTCTGATCCTGCCAACCGAACGGCCGAAGCGGGCCATGGCATCCCCAGGAAAAGTGAACAACTGATCGACCGGTTGGACTGGAACCTGCTGCGCACGTTCATCGCCATCGCACATGAAGGCAACATCACGCGCGCGGCCAGCAGCCTTCGCCTGACGCAGTCAGCGGTCAGCCAGGCCCTGCGGCGGCTGGAAAAGCAGATCGGCTATGCCCTTATTGTCCGTAACGGAAGCCGCTTTACGCTTTCCAGCCATGGCGAGAAGGTGCTGCGTTTGGCATCCGATATCTATGGCTCGATCAAGGCGATCAGCAACGAGATCGAATCAGGGGCGGAAGAAGTGGGCGGCCATATCCGCCTGCTTACGCTCAGCAGCATTGAATCCGTTACGTATGATACGTTCCTGGCCAGCTTTCACGAGCGTTTTCCACGCATATCGCTTGAAATCATCTGCATACGCAGCGAGGACATCCTCAGTTCCCTCCAGAAAAAGACGGCCAATATCGGCATAGGGCTCTGCCCGCGCGCCCTTCCGCGCATCGGGCGCTCGCTGATCATGGAGCAGTCCTATGGCCTGTACTGCGGGCGATCCCACCGCTTTTTTGGCAAGAATGACATTTCCCTGCGGGATCTGGCGCAGGAGAATTTCGTCCGCTCTGAAGCGGACAGGATTGACGGGCTTCTCTCCAACATCACCATCTTCCGTAACGAGATGGATTTCAGCGGATGGATAGCGGGCACATCGTGTTCCATCCAGGAAATCACCCGCATGATCGTTGCAAATTACGGGATCGGGTGCCTACCTGAACATATTGCGCAGCCATGGGTAGATGCCGGCAGGCTGTGGCGCCTGCCACCGGCCTCTGGCATCACCACATCGGGGATATTCCTACTGTGGAATCGTGACGGGCGTTACAGCAATAGTGAACGTATCTTTCTCGAGCAGTTCCAGAACCATCTGCAGATCTCTCCGTCATCGCCTGATAGCTGGGCGGCCAACACCACATCCGCCAATACAGGGTAGTCCACCAACCGTTCTTTACAGAATACGTTGAAATAAAAAGGTTTCTTTCTGGTGCGCCGGGAGCGTATTAATGGCAATCATCTTCTTCATTCTTATCCTCACCGCGTCGATCATCGTGGCGATCATTTCAAAGCGGCGTGCCGGTGCGCAGAACATCAAGGACTATCTTACGGCCTCACGGTCCTTTGGTTCGGTATTCATATTCTTCCTGGGCATTGGCGAGACCTACAGTATCGGCATGATGACTGCCTTTCCCGGCGGCATCTATCATTCCGGGTACCCGTTCGCGTCATGGTTCCTATCCTATGTCCTCCTGGCCTATCCTGTCGGCTATTTCCTCACCCCGCGCATCTGGCAACTCGCGCGCAATACCAACGCTGCTACTGTGCCAGACATTTTCCGCAAGGTGTTCAACAGCCGTGCGCTTGAAATTACCGTTGCCTTCAACATCATATTTTTTATGATCCCGTGGGCGACCATCCAGTTTTCCGGCCTGACCCTTGTGCTGTCTGGACTGAACATCGTCTCCTCACGCTGGCTGCTCATGCTGACCGCGGGCGGGATCGTTTTTATGTATATTGCCATTTCCGGCATCCGGGCCTCGGCCTATGTCTCGGTCATGAAGGATCTGCTCGTGCTGTTCATTATCGGCACGATCGTCATGGCGCTACTCAAGACAGATAACCCCGCCACCCTGTTCCAGATCGGCACGGATGAACTGCACAACACGGCAATCACCGGCCGGCAGGAAAGCTTTGCCATGTCCACGATGTTTTTTCAGGCAATCGGCATGCCCATCTTTCCACTGACCTGCGCGTACCTGATGACGGCGCGCAGCGCACGGACCGTAATGCGGGCA
This DNA window, taken from Komagataeibacter sucrofermentans DSM 15973, encodes the following:
- a CDS encoding NAD-dependent succinate-semialdehyde dehydrogenase: MMSYPDTLLFIDGQWQAASDGRTLDVLNPATGQVIGTVAHAGQPELAQALAAARRGFAVWSATPAFARYQIMRRAAALLRKRAEEAATCMSLEQGKPVAEARAEMAAAADIIDWMAEEGRRAYGRLVPARLMGVTQSVIRTPVGPVAAFCPWNFPVNQVVRKVSAALATGCSIIVKAPEETPASPAMLIRAFADAGVPAGVIGLVYGTPAEISETLIADDIIRKVTFTGSTAVGKILASLAGAHMKRVTMELGGHGPVIVTADADITRAVSLLAAAKIRNAGQVCVSPTRFLIEKGVFKEFRAAYVAHMQALVVGNGQRPGTQMGPLVSQRRLEAVEALVNEARDRGAKVETGGMRLAGPGYFYAPTVLTGLTADMRIMNEEPFGPISLLCPFDTLEDAIAEANRLPYGLAAYAFTGAGGVAARLRDTVRTGMLTINHIGLSLPEIPFGGIGDSGYGSEGGSEALDAYLDTRLVTSMDYI
- a CDS encoding amidase family protein, yielding MTELCELSAVELLSLYAARKLSPVEVIRDVIARSEAVQPVLNAFCSLDPERALATAVAAERSWAAGLPTRPLEGVPVSIKDTAMVKGWRFARGSRLAEHNPPATQDSPSVERLRQAGAVLFASTTTCEGGWKAVTDSPLTGITRNPHNTDHTPGGSSGGAGASISAGCGPLALGSDGGGSIRVPASFSGVFGFKATFGRVPMYPIGPHYSDMAHFGPMTRTVADAGLMFSVIEGRHPLDPFTTDPLPASDFPVTPLPLAGVRIGVTEDFGFMKVDPEVAQVYRAAIARIEAAGAVLVPLAPMEDWRPTYRTLWQVGAWQSQRRLTSAERDLLDPEFRGWGDHGAHIPTGDYVDAMMARLAYRQECARLHAAVDFVISPTVSILPLKAGLTVPDDNWPDWLEWAGFSLLYNMTGQPASSLPAGYSSGGLPVGIQIGGRINDDIGVLRLSMTLEGLLAEARPDPAAAFDKAMRKS
- a CDS encoding amidase family protein, whose translation is MSDEEIGFISAAELTAHYESGRLSPVEVVAAVLRHIEATETKINAMVEVTATQAMDGARRAEAAYRSGTARRLEGVPVTIKDLQETANIPTRYGSWSRKDNVPIVDAPCVTRLHDAGTVMLGKTTVPEFGWKGVSGSPLTGVTSNPWKAGYNAGASSAGAGAAAAAGYGPLHQGGDGAGSIRMPAHFCGVFGMKPTHGRIPNWPISNNDLATHMGPLTRTVKDAALMLEAMSGPHPWDYTSLEAAPLPYSTMLSAPLRGRRIAYSPDLGHARVDPDVAEAVAAAVGVFEAMGATVEEVTPAWGPKGPELARFFWPATYSAKCTLLPEWEPLMDPGLVAMLKETQGRTMQDFTLARERRFAYAVEIHEFFTQWDFLLTPAVSVTAFPATQLQPDTWPRHDWDWLSWAEFSYPFNWAGNPAASIPCGFGADHLPVGLQVVGRRFDDLGVLQACAAWEEARPWSAVRPDLNCLEYIREKT
- a CDS encoding DUF3311 domain-containing protein, translated to MPSKSSFIIGLVIPMVMIDLLFPVIDKVGIDIAGLPFFMVWIFAWFLLTSGCLGLCWVMFDRRHHPE
- a CDS encoding TonB-dependent receptor domain-containing protein; translation: MLSTTVLSGLIATQHSDAKAATPPATARNRPARVHAGPSPQPDTRPAGMVARGDGETIHVSTGMRTPNGVTGTTPGGGLMPVQTVPKARSEVTRDFIAKQSSNTTPQALVAMMPGVAYARTDPYGLTSRALVVRGMNQSEIGYLVDGVPLVDGVYYQPDSIGSSPDAENMSSVSLTQGSPDITSPSYNAVGSSVDVTLRDPSRRRGGMIESSYGSYHMKKEFVRFDTGEIGHTGIRAFMSYSYMFSNFWQTPGSINRHHVDAKLVKEWGQGNRVAVEMIFGQYSSSGINSNGAATPTMAAFEAKGTSSLYLNPNYTPGSPNYYRMNRLMNKTIAVMAPMKFNLGHNLNLHLTPYFINWDKDSGFGENINDSQAYLGTQNVGALNLPTAVTLANGTRVDTTQVVDEQHQHTLALMGHLDWKHRNNLFRIGAMYSYLDMVEPANYAAVGPNGLPANAWGRYSVKDAAGQALSPWNLVFRQQQVSIYFDDTLSLLNDRLKLTAGFKEVMINRWATNDLPGIPDRKNGGNYAEPLPQVAISYNITKHDQIFVNGTTSFRAPDRTEAYLDMYDAKSPSPIDVHPGNLKPEYAIGEEIGFRHNGLVHIAASLFNYNLTNHDVNSTAYSSGGSLVTTPINMGGETVRGAQLELGLRPWHHFSPYLSGSYVHATTDNNFQIQGTYIDTRGKRSVNTPEFTGAVGLSYDDGTFFGNFGLNYIGKRYTTFMNDQDIPGYLTSDITLGYRLHNVRIDKFMVYKPQFQLNFMNIGNNLYYAQAASFTPTAKGVRAANGQWIAAGQPGYNIGGGFAMSGALTVGF